The following are from one region of the Anaerolineales bacterium genome:
- a CDS encoding MBL fold metallo-hydrolase, whose translation MFELTFLGTSASAPSIRRGLSAQVVSYRDQRFLIDCGEGTQRQILQSGIGFRRLNRILITHGHLDHILGLAGLLSTFMRWETIDTLEIFAGRHALDRIRDLIQGVVLRGARPPMRLELNPIEPGVLLEAGGLRITAFPVQHRSPGCYGFVFEAASHRPFLPERAEALGLPPGPLRRDLVAGQPAHLPDGRTILPDDVLGPVRRGTRLIHVGDCGSTRELDEVCEGADGLVIEATYLSVESDLARQFAHLTASDAAELAKRAGVGHLYLTHISRRYRTRDVLDEAAAIFPAVTVARDFDQFSILRSADPDLASAGHQPAG comes from the coding sequence GTGTTTGAGCTCACCTTCCTGGGCACATCAGCCTCGGCCCCCTCGATCCGACGCGGGCTGTCGGCCCAGGTCGTCAGCTACCGCGACCAGCGGTTCCTGATCGACTGTGGCGAGGGGACGCAGCGACAGATCCTGCAATCCGGCATTGGGTTTCGGCGGCTGAACCGCATCCTGATCACCCACGGGCACCTCGACCACATCCTCGGCCTCGCCGGATTGCTCTCAACTTTCATGCGGTGGGAGACCATCGACACCCTGGAGATCTTCGCCGGACGGCATGCCCTGGATCGAATCCGCGACCTGATCCAGGGCGTGGTCCTGCGCGGTGCCCGCCCCCCGATGCGGTTGGAGTTGAACCCGATTGAGCCCGGCGTCCTGCTGGAGGCCGGCGGTCTCCGCATCACGGCCTTCCCGGTGCAGCACCGCAGCCCCGGCTGCTACGGCTTCGTCTTTGAGGCCGCCTCCCATCGACCGTTCCTGCCGGAGCGAGCGGAGGCGCTCGGCCTGCCGCCCGGGCCGTTGCGCCGCGACCTGGTGGCGGGCCAGCCCGCCCACTTGCCGGACGGCCGCACCATCTTGCCCGACGACGTCCTCGGTCCGGTGCGGCGCGGCACCCGCCTGATCCACGTCGGCGACTGCGGCAGCACCCGCGAGCTGGATGAGGTATGTGAAGGGGCGGATGGCCTAGTCATCGAGGCGACCTACCTGTCAGTCGAATCCGACCTGGCCCGCCAGTTCGCCCATCTGACTGCCAGCGATGCCGCCGAGCTGGCGAAGCGGGCCGGGGTCGGGCACCTATACTTGACCCATATCTCTCGTCGCTACCGGACGCGAGACGTGCTGGACGAAGCGGCCGCCATCTTCCCCGCCGTCACAGTCGCCCGCGATTTCGACCAGTTTTCGATCTTGCGGTCTGCCGACCCCGACCTGGCCTCTGCCGGCCACCAGCCGGCGGGCTAG
- a CDS encoding CopD family protein, which produces MSSPVPAWALTAAYALHMLATIVLVGGLFVLSVLWLPAASRSLSAHDQANLLRAISRRFQPLAWLSIAVLVATGMTQMAASPNYLGLLAIDNLWSAAMLAKHTAFGAMLALAAYQTWVVTPTLERQALLRAADTGLEGRAATASQQRLLRINLWIGIVILGLTAIARTA; this is translated from the coding sequence GTGAGCTCGCCCGTGCCGGCCTGGGCGCTCACGGCGGCCTACGCCCTGCACATGCTGGCGACCATCGTGCTCGTCGGCGGGCTGTTCGTCCTCTCAGTGCTCTGGCTGCCGGCGGCCAGCCGGTCCCTCTCCGCCCACGATCAGGCCAACCTGCTGCGGGCCATCTCGCGGCGATTCCAGCCGCTGGCCTGGCTGAGCATCGCCGTGCTGGTCGCCACCGGAATGACACAGATGGCAGCCAGCCCGAACTATCTCGGCTTGCTGGCGATCGACAACCTTTGGTCGGCGGCGATGCTCGCCAAACACACCGCCTTCGGGGCGATGTTGGCGCTCGCCGCGTACCAGACCTGGGTGGTCACCCCAACCCTTGAGCGCCAGGCCCTGCTGAGAGCAGCGGACACGGGACTCGAAGGGCGGGCAGCCACCGCAAGCCAACAACGCCTGCTTCGCATCAACCTCTGGATCGGCATCGTAATCCTGGGGCTGACGGCTATTGCCCGCACCGCCTGA